The following are from one region of the Hymenobacter sp. YIM 151858-1 genome:
- a CDS encoding fatty acid desaturase yields the protein MKLLQTTQPPTISAPQRRVKPEPLGQKGVAVALLILGTWAALLTYLLAYYQPDWRTPWPYLLALVQTHLYTGLFITAHDAMHGVVSSNRRLNNALGTLTALLFAYNWFPRLLPRHHAHHRHVATPDDPDFHDGRHPGFALWLLRFARNYITVWQVLLMAATFNVLKLFFPAANVIAFWMLPAVLATVQLFYFGTYLPHRGEHAPDNVHKSRSQLPHHLWAFVSCYFFGYHYEHHDQPYLPWWRLWRTKHA from the coding sequence TTCAGCACCACAGCGCCGCGTAAAGCCCGAGCCGCTGGGCCAGAAGGGGGTTGCCGTGGCCCTGCTGATTTTGGGTACGTGGGCGGCGTTGCTGACGTACCTGTTGGCCTACTACCAGCCTGATTGGCGCACGCCGTGGCCCTATTTGCTGGCCCTGGTGCAAACGCACCTGTACACGGGGCTGTTCATTACGGCGCACGATGCCATGCACGGCGTGGTAAGCAGCAACCGCCGCCTGAACAACGCCCTGGGCACCCTCACGGCGTTGCTCTTTGCCTACAACTGGTTTCCTAGGTTGCTGCCGCGGCACCACGCGCACCACCGGCACGTAGCCACCCCCGACGACCCCGATTTTCATGACGGCAGGCACCCCGGCTTTGCGCTGTGGCTGCTGCGCTTCGCGCGCAACTACATTACGGTGTGGCAAGTGCTGCTGATGGCGGCCACCTTCAACGTACTGAAGCTGTTTTTTCCGGCGGCCAACGTTATTGCCTTCTGGATGCTGCCCGCGGTGCTGGCCACGGTGCAGCTGTTTTACTTTGGCACGTACTTGCCCCACCGCGGCGAGCACGCCCCCGACAACGTGCACAAATCGCGCAGCCAGCTGCCGCACCACCTGTGGGCCTTTGTGAGCTGCTACTTTTTCGGCTACCACTACGAGCACCACGATCAGCCCTACCTGCCGTGGTGGCGGCTGTGGCGCACCAAGCACGCCTAG
- a CDS encoding LytR/AlgR family response regulator transcription factor translates to MKITCLLLDDDPLVLDLLQAYAAMTDVLEVKATFTDPLEAHRYLLDHQVQVLFSDVTMPHLSGLDLVRSLREPPLVVLMTSYPQYAMEGFNLDVCDFLLKPISLDRFLKAVNKIAGLLRTAQVPAAESGDALSGWGSFFIRTDSQFVRLHYREVLYIEALKDFTKINTVDGRTHLTLVNLKNIEEQLPPGMFVRTHRSYLVNSTRIDSVSNQEVRVGGQALPLGQTYRDKVTERIVNRALIRRTH, encoded by the coding sequence ATGAAGATTACCTGCTTGCTTCTCGACGACGACCCGCTGGTGTTGGATTTGCTACAGGCCTATGCCGCCATGACGGATGTGCTGGAGGTAAAAGCCACGTTCACCGATCCGCTCGAAGCCCACCGGTATTTGCTCGATCATCAGGTGCAAGTGCTGTTTTCCGACGTGACGATGCCGCACCTCTCGGGCCTCGACCTGGTGCGCTCCTTGCGCGAGCCGCCGCTGGTGGTGCTCATGACTTCGTACCCGCAGTACGCCATGGAGGGCTTCAACCTCGATGTGTGCGACTTTCTGCTGAAGCCCATCTCGCTCGACCGGTTTCTGAAGGCCGTTAACAAAATTGCGGGCCTGCTGCGCACCGCGCAGGTGCCAGCCGCCGAGTCGGGCGATGCGCTGTCGGGCTGGGGCTCGTTCTTCATCCGTACCGATTCGCAGTTTGTGCGCCTGCACTACCGCGAGGTGCTGTACATCGAGGCCCTGAAGGATTTCACCAAAATCAACACCGTAGACGGGCGCACGCACCTCACGCTCGTCAACCTCAAAAATATCGAGGAGCAGCTGCCACCCGGCATGTTTGTGCGCACGCACCGCTCCTACCTCGTCAATTCAACCCGCATCGACTCGGTGAGCAACCAGGAGGTGCGCGTGGGCGGCCAGGCGTTGCCCCTGGGCCAAACGTACCGCGACAAGGTTACCGAGCGCATCGTGAACCGGGCCCTCATCAGGCGCACCCACTAG